A genomic window from Prunus persica cultivar Lovell chromosome G2, Prunus_persica_NCBIv2, whole genome shotgun sequence includes:
- the LOC18785972 gene encoding basic endochitinase — translation MAALFTKFFSQAFTIFLMILPALFSKTNAGVIVVYWGQNAGEGSLTNTCNTGKYRVVNIGFLSKFGNGQRPQINLAGHCNPASNGCQGVRAGIKNCQRKGIKVLLSIGGGAGNYGLSSDADANSVAVYLWNNFLGGQSNSRPLGSAVLDGIDFNIEKGGPHYAALARRLSDYSKRGKKVYLSAAPQCPFPDQYLNGALSTGLFDYVWVQFYNNPQCQFTTSNPNAFRDSWNKWTSIKAGQFFVGLPASRQAAGSGFVNPNDLKNQVFPFVKGSPKYGGVMLYDKFNDDRSGYSSQIRGSV, via the coding sequence ATGGCTGCCTTGTTCACTAAGTTTTTTTCTCAAGCTTTCACTATCTTCCTAATGATTCTCCCAGCCCTGTTTTCCAAAACCAATGCCGGAGTCATTGTGGTTTATTGGGGTCAAAATGCTGGTGAGGGCTCACTCACAAACACATGTAACACCGGAAAATATCGAGTCGTAAACAtaggatttctctcaaaatttgGCAATGGCCAAAGACCTCAAATCAACTTAGCTGGCCACTGTAACCCAGCATCAAATGGCTGCCAAGGAGTGAGGGCTGGCATCAAAAACTGCCAAAGAAAAGGCATTAAGGTCCTGCTTTCGATCGGCGGTGGCGCAGGGAACTATGGACTGTCATCTGATGCTGATGCTAACAGTGTAGCAGTCTACCTATGGAACAACTTCTTAGGGGGCCAATCAAACTCAAGGCCTCTAGGCAGCGCCGTTTTGGACGGCATAGATTTCAACATCGAGAAAGGTGGACCTCACTATGCTGCACTTGCTAGGAGGTTGTCTGACTACAGCAAAAGAGGCAAAAAAGTGTACTTAAGTGCAGCACCACAATGCCCATTTCCTGACCAGTATCTCAATGGTGCTCTGTCCACTGGCCTATTCGACTATGTTTGGGTCCAATTCTACAACAACCCTCAGTGTCAATTTACCACCAGCAACCCCAATGCCTTCAGGGACTCATGGAACAAATGGACCTCCATAAAAGCCGGCCAGTTCTTCGTTGGGCTTCCGGCTTCCCGTCAAGCTGCTGGCAGTGGCTTTGTGAATCCAAATGATCTGAAAAACCAAGTGTTTCCTTTTGTTAAGGGATCTCCCAAGTATGGAGGTGTCATGCTCTATGATAAGTTCAACGATGACAGGAGTGGCTATAGTTCTCAAATTCGAGGCAGTGTGTAA
- the LOC18786166 gene encoding acidic endochitinase, whose translation MAAFFTKFCSQAAIVFLLVLPSLVSKSDAGSIVVYWGQNGGEGTLTETCNTGRYQIVNIGFLSKFGRGQAPEINLAGHCNPKSNGCHRASIGIKNCQRKGIKVLLSIGGGFGSYGLSSENDAKNVANYIWNNFLGGRSNSRPLGDAILDGVDFDIEKGGPHYVTLARMLAAHSTRGRKVYLSAAPQCPFPDQHLNAALSTGLFDYVWVQFYNNPQCEFSSRNANAFKRSWNRWSSSIRAKIFVGLPASRAVVVSGFVPANDLINEVLPFVKRSPKYGGVMLYNKFNDDKSGYSPKIRGRV comes from the coding sequence ATGGCTGCCTTCTTTACCAAGTTTTGTTCTCAAGCTGCCATAGTCTTCCTATTGGTTCTCCCTTCCTTGGTTTCCAAATCAGATGCCGGGAGCATTGTAGTTTATTGGGGCCAAAATGGTGGGGAGGGCACCCTAACAGAAACATGTAACACTGGaagataccaaattgtcaacATAGGGTTCCTCTCAAAATTTGGCAGAGGCCAAGCACCTGAGATCAACCTGGCTGGCCACTGTAACCCGAAGTCAAATGGTTGCCATAGAGCGAGTATTGGCATCAAAAACTGCCAAAGGAAGGGGATTAAGGTCCTGCTTTCGATTGGTGGTGGTTTTGGGAGCTATGGGCTATCATCTGAAAATGATGCTAAGAATGTAGCCAACTACATATGGAACAACTTCTTAGGGGGGAGATCAAATTCAAGGCCTCTAGGTGATGCCATATTGGACGGCGTAGATTTCGACATTGAGAAAGGCGGACCTCATTATGTTACACTTGCTAGAATGTTGGCTGCGCATAGCACAAGAGGCAGAAAAGTGTACTTATCAGCAGCACCACAATGCCCATTTCCTGACCAGCATCTCAATGCTGCATTATCCACCGGTCTGTTTGACTATGTTTGGGTTCAGTTCTACAACAACCCACAGTGTGAATTTAGCTCTAGAAACGCCAATGCCTTCAAGAGATCATGGAACCGATGGAGCTCCTCTATACGTGCCAAAATCTTTGTTGGGCTTCCAGCTTCGCGCGCAGTTGTTGTCAGTGGTTTCGTGCCTGCAAATGATCTGATAAACGAAGTGTTACCTTTTGTTAAGAGGTCTCCCAAATATGGCGGTGTCATGCTCTATAACAAGTTCAATGATGACAAGAGTGGCTATAGTCCTAAAATCAGAGGCAGAGTGTAA